GGTGAGCAAGGAGGACCTGGGCGGCGCGCTGGCGCACAACCAGAAGTCGGGCGTGGCGCACTTCGCCGCGGAGAACGAGCAGAACGCCATCCTCCTCACCCGCGAGCTGCTCTCCTTCCTGCCCTCCAACAACCAGGAGGACCCGCCCGTCCAGCCGTGCGAGGACGATCCGTTCCGCGCCGACGAGAGCCTCAAGACGGTCGTCCCCAGCAACCCGAACAAGCCCTACGACATCAAGGAGATCATCCGCGCCGTCGTCGACAACAAGCACTTCTTCGAGGTGCAGGAGCACTTCGCCAAGAACATGGTCATCGGCTTCGCGCGCATGAACGGCAAGCCGGTGGGCATCGTGGCCAACCAGCCGGCGGTGCTGGCGGGCGTGCTGGACATCGACGCGAGCGTGAAGGCGGCGCGCTTCGTGCGCTTCTGCGACTGCTTCAACATCCCGCTCCTCACCCTCGTGGACGTGCCCGGCTTCCTGCCCGGTACGGACCAGGAGTGGGGCGGCATCATCACGCACGGCGCCAAGCTGCTCTACGCCTTCGCCGAGGCCACCGTCCCCAAGATCACCCTCATCACCCGCAAGGCCTACGGCGGCGCCTATGACGTCATGGCCTCCAAGCACATCCGCGCGGACATCAACTACGCCTACCCCACGGCCGAAATCGCGGTCATGGGCCCCGAGGGCGCGGTCAACATCATCTTCCGCAACGAGCTGCTCAAGGCGAAGGACGCCAACACCGAGCGCACCCGCCTGGTGAACGACTACCGCGAGAAGTTCGCCAACCCCTACAAGGCGGCCGAGCTGGGCTACATCGACGAGGTCATCCGCCCCGAGGAAACGCGCGCCAAGGTCATCCGCGCCCTGGAGATGCTGAAGAACAAGCGCCAGGAGAACCCGCCGCGCAA
This is a stretch of genomic DNA from Archangium violaceum. It encodes these proteins:
- a CDS encoding acyl-CoA carboxylase subunit beta, with the protein product MDATSEKDPLRSRLQQMEKQAELGGGADRIAKQHEAGKLTARERIDLLLDPGSFTELDKFVTHRSNDFGMGDKKILGDGVVTGYGTVEGRQIFVFAQDFTVFGGSLSGAYAQKICKIMDMAMRVGAPVIGLNDSGGARIQEGVESLAGYADIFLRNTLASGVVPQISLIMGPCAGGAVYSPAITDFIMMVKDTSYMFITGPDVIKTVTHEEVSKEDLGGALAHNQKSGVAHFAAENEQNAILLTRELLSFLPSNNQEDPPVQPCEDDPFRADESLKTVVPSNPNKPYDIKEIIRAVVDNKHFFEVQEHFAKNMVIGFARMNGKPVGIVANQPAVLAGVLDIDASVKAARFVRFCDCFNIPLLTLVDVPGFLPGTDQEWGGIITHGAKLLYAFAEATVPKITLITRKAYGGAYDVMASKHIRADINYAYPTAEIAVMGPEGAVNIIFRNELLKAKDANTERTRLVNDYREKFANPYKAAELGYIDEVIRPEETRAKVIRALEMLKNKRQENPPRKHGNIPL